From Flaviflexus ciconiae:
ACCCTGGTCGGGCCCGCCGTGGCGGTCCTCGGGTGGCCGTTCCGCAGAATCTCCCCGATCCTCGGCAAGGTCGCCTCCGAATCGACGAAGGCCAGCCCGCGAAAGACCGCGTCAACGGCCTCCGCCCTCATGATCGGTGTCGCCCTCGTCGCCACGGGAGCAACCCTTGCCACGTCGATGAAGGCATCCCGGTCCGACATCACCGACTCAGCCATCCAGGCAGACCTCGTCTCCATGACGAACCTGCCGATCTCCGATCCTTCAGTCGGTGTGGAACGTATGGAGCAGGTGGACGGTGTTGCGTCGGTCGACACGTCGGTTGACACTGGTCGTGCCATGATCCCGGGCGAGAAGCCGGCCCCGGCCTACGTGGTTTCCATGTCCGACTATGCGGTGGATGCTTTGGCCCTCGTGTTCGTCGAGGGTGACATGACTGCGTTCACGGACGGCAACCTCGCCATCCACGAGAGCTTCGCGGACTCGCAGGACGTTGGCCTTGGCGATACGATCAGCCTGCACGGAGCAGATGGTGCCCCGGTCGAATTCGAGATCGGCGCGATTGTCTCCACGGAGATCATCATGACGGAGATGTACGTCTCGGAAGACGTGTTCAGCACCCTGCAGCTCGACGGCATCAACACCGCCGTGATCCTCATCGACGTCGCAGACGGCTACGACATCACGGAGGTCAAGGAAGAGGTCATTGCTTCCGTTGATGACCTGTACCTGTACCAGATCTTCGACAAGGACGACCTTGCCGGCATGATCGGTCAGAGCATCGACATGGTTCTCACCATGCTCTACGCCCTCCTCGGGCTGTCGATCGTTATCGCGGCCCTCGGCATCGTCAACACCCTGTCCCTGTCGGTTGCCGATAGGACGCGCGAGATCGGACTGCTACGAGCAATCGGCCTGTCAAAGAGTGGGGTGCGCGGCTCCATCGTCATCGAGTCGATCATCGTTTCTGTTCTCGGCGCCGCCATCGGCATCGTCGTTGGTGTCCCGGTCGCCATTGGTCTCACGACCTACCTCGCCGATGATGCTGATGCGATCTTCGCGATCCCGTGGGGCACCCTCGGCATCATTCTGCTCCTCGCCATCATCGTCGTAGCACTCGCTTCGATCCTGCCGGCACGGCGAGCAGCACGACTCGACGTCCTCGAGGCCATCGCTACGGAATAGGGTAACTCAGCCAGAGTGAAACAACCGGTGCTGTGGTAGTTCCCCACCATTGAAGATCCACCACAGTTGACGGCAAGATCGGTGCGGTCGCGGGTTATCCTGCGCCGCACCCCTGGGCAGTACCGATAGGCCGGCGCAAACGCGGAAGCATTAGGTCGGCAAGAATTCAGGAGCAGTATGTCGCTGGAAGCAAAATGTCGGGCACTCCTGCAGGTGGGTCGCATCTATACTTGCTTCGTGACTTCTCCGTATTTCGAGCCAGCACGCCAGGCATTGCACGATCACCTGTTTGGTCTTCCCCTCAACCGGGAGCAGGTCCTTTACCGCTACGAGCATTGCCTGAGAGTCGCCCACATTGGACGCGTTGTCGCCGAACGGGAAGGCATGGATCCTGACATTCTTGAGCTCGCCTGCCTCCTGCACGACATCGGCAAGTTTGATGCAACGGTTCCCGTTGATCACGGCAGGGCGGGAGCAATCCTCGCTCGGCCCATCCTTGAGGAGCTCGGGCTTGAGGAGACACGGATAACGGAAATCTGCCAGGGCATTGCGATGCATACGGATGGGAAATGGAACTACGATCCCGAATCACCGGATTTCCCGGGCCATGACCTGTTCGATCACGCGCCGTCGCTTCTTGCTCGTTCGGTTGGCGACTGCGATAACGTCGACCGCTACTCGCTCCTACGTATTCACGGGACGATGAACTGGGTCAGGTTCTCCGAGAAAACAGCAACCGAAGCCCTCATCTGGATCGATGAATATCAGACCATCCTGGCACGCGAACGCGAATACCTTTGCTCCACGCAGTCAGCGCAGGAGCTGTGGACTCGTTCCCTCGACGACCACGAGAAATACTTCACGCGGCTAGCCGAGCAGCTAAGACCGGGAGTATCACGCTCACGGTAGTGCGCTGGTCCTGCAGGAGCCGTGGGAAGTGGCTCATCATCATGCGCCTCTTCGTAGGTCATTGTGTTGTTGGGGCTTTGCGCGTCATGACATCTGCCGATGTTCGACGAGCGGATAGGTTTTGAGATGCGAAGGGCCGGTCTTCCTACCCCGGGAAAAGTAGAAGGACCGGCCTTCGTGCCATTGGTGTATGGCAGGGCTCGTGAGGTGACGAATCTCAGGAGCAGGATCTTTAGTTATATGTCCGGCGGCACTGGGCCATCGGTCTAGTAGACGAGGGAAACGCCGAGATCGCGGAAGCGCTGGCGCACCCTGTCCGCTTCCTCGTTCGAGGGCGGTTCGACGTCATCGAGTCGGTACGGGATTCCGATGGTCTCCCACTTATCTCTTCCCATCTGGTGAAAGGGTAGAACTTCAAGGCGGGAAACGTTCGGCCACCGGGTAATGATCTTCGCGACTGCGTCGATATTCTCGGGCGCGTCCGTCCATCCTGGTACCAGGACGAAGCGTATCCAGATTTCCTTTCCGAGTTTGGCGAGACGGTCACCGAAATCGATGGTGGGTTGGAGTTCGCGACCGGTCAGGTCCCGATAGGTTTCGGGGATTCCTGATTTGACGTCGAGAAGGACAAGATCGAGGTCGGCCAGGTCCTTGTCGAGCATGTAGTGCCCGAGGTTACCTGACGTGTCGATTGCCGTGTGAATGTCGTGCTTCTTGGCTTCACGAAGAATGTTCTTGAGGAACGCGGGCTGCATCATCGGCTCTCCGCCGGAGATGGTCAGCCCTCCCTTGCTTGCCTTGAAGATTCCGCGGTAGCGCAGAACCCTTTTCATCACGCTCTCAACGGTGACGGGTTCGCCGTCTTTCATTTTGAGCGTGTCAGGGTTATGGCAGTAGAGGCATCGGAGCGGGCACCCGGCCAGAAACAGAGTCATCCGTGAGCCGGGGCCGTCCACGGCCGTGACGAGCTCCCACGAGTGAACGGAACCTACTCTGCCTTCGCGTACCGCCTGGAGGTGCGCTGAACGGTCGAGTTCCGGTGCGGGGTCGAGGCCGTCAATGCCGGATCCGGCCACCCGGGGCACCTCGATGTCGAGGGCCTCGGGTGCGGCCATACCAGTGACGCCGTCGGTCATACGCGCTCGTGGAACGTGCGGGAGATGACGTCGAGCTGCTGCTCGCGGGTCAGGCGCACGAAGTTCACGGCGTATCCGGAGACGCGGATCGTGAGCTGCGGGTACTTCTGCGGGTTCTCCATGGCGTCGTACAGCGTGTCGCGGTTGAGCACGTTGATGTTGACGTGGAACCCTTCGGCTCCCATGTAGGAGTCAAGAAGTCCGACAAGGTTCTGGACCTGCTCAGGAAGGTCACGTCCAAGGCCGGACGGAACAACCGTGTTGGTCAGGGAGATGCCGTCCTGGGCTTCCGAGTAGGGAAGCTTGGCGACCGAGAGGGCCGAGGCCAGCATGCCGTGGGTGTCGCGACCGTTCATCGGGTTTGCACCCGGCGCAAACGGCTCACCCTTGCGGCGACCGTCCGGGGTGTTGCCGGTGTGCTTGCCGTAGACCACGTTCGAGGTGATGGTCAGGACCGACTGGGTGTGTAGCGAGTTGCGGTACGTGGGGAGCTTACGGATCTTCTCCATGAAGCTACGAACGAGCGCAACAGCGATCTCGTCGACGCGGTCGTCATCGTTACCGAACGTCGGGAAGTCACCCTCGGTCTCGTAGTCGACAACGAGGCCGTCTTCATTGCGGATCGGCTTGACCTTGGCGTATTTGATGGCGGACAGCGAGTCGGCCGCAACGGAGAGACCGGCAATACCGCAGGCCATGGTGCGCAGGATGTTTGCGTCGTGCAGTGCCATCTCGATGCGTTCGTAGGCGTACTTGTCATG
This genomic window contains:
- a CDS encoding ABC transporter permease; this translates as MAATSVTVIDTGLAQESFSPGGTVSEMTVVLEDGADPDAARDNVSDVLGGDFTVLTADEVWVETQEPISSILDMVNTFLLIFVFLALGIGIFIIANTFRISVRQRQKEFVLLGAVGAAPSQVFVVVFVQAIIIRLIGSLVGVIAGQGLILLIRWGLEAWGMPLDADLIMTPSIIITSIIIGVIVTVIAALRPARSAALTPPIEAMRETSGAAEKPLTVRTIIGGTIVALGVVAFAAGALRAMDPAGTLLGVGALFIIVGLIVMTPTLVGPAVAVLGWPFRRISPILGKVASESTKASPRKTASTASALMIGVALVATGATLATSMKASRSDITDSAIQADLVSMTNLPISDPSVGVERMEQVDGVASVDTSVDTGRAMIPGEKPAPAYVVSMSDYAVDALALVFVEGDMTAFTDGNLAIHESFADSQDVGLGDTISLHGADGAPVEFEIGAIVSTEIIMTEMYVSEDVFSTLQLDGINTAVILIDVADGYDITEVKEEVIASVDDLYLYQIFDKDDLAGMIGQSIDMVLTMLYALLGLSIVIAALGIVNTLSLSVADRTREIGLLRAIGLSKSGVRGSIVIESIIVSVLGAAIGIVVGVPVAIGLTTYLADDADAIFAIPWGTLGIILLLAIIVVALASILPARRAARLDVLEAIATE
- the pflA gene encoding pyruvate formate-lyase-activating protein, with protein sequence MTDGVTGMAAPEALDIEVPRVAGSGIDGLDPAPELDRSAHLQAVREGRVGSVHSWELVTAVDGPGSRMTLFLAGCPLRCLYCHNPDTLKMKDGEPVTVESVMKRVLRYRGIFKASKGGLTISGGEPMMQPAFLKNILREAKKHDIHTAIDTSGNLGHYMLDKDLADLDLVLLDVKSGIPETYRDLTGRELQPTIDFGDRLAKLGKEIWIRFVLVPGWTDAPENIDAVAKIITRWPNVSRLEVLPFHQMGRDKWETIGIPYRLDDVEPPSNEEADRVRQRFRDLGVSLVY
- a CDS encoding HD domain-containing protein: MTSPYFEPARQALHDHLFGLPLNREQVLYRYEHCLRVAHIGRVVAEREGMDPDILELACLLHDIGKFDATVPVDHGRAGAILARPILEELGLEETRITEICQGIAMHTDGKWNYDPESPDFPGHDLFDHAPSLLARSVGDCDNVDRYSLLRIHGTMNWVRFSEKTATEALIWIDEYQTILAREREYLCSTQSAQELWTRSLDDHEKYFTRLAEQLRPGVSRSR